In Perca flavescens isolate YP-PL-M2 chromosome 7, PFLA_1.0, whole genome shotgun sequence, the following proteins share a genomic window:
- the LOC114558935 gene encoding twist-related protein 2-like has translation MREEEQSNDDHPEDEGVSSEENTGRPPSNACPVVVATPGVTRRKRQTGSQTEDHVTTVTPTTAAHDGQVKPAEDIQIYTLTEAKRLKKSPQHRPPSSGPSLSPGPGASPGDLSALEDPHGQRVIANIRERQRTQSLNDAFASLRKIIPTLPSDKLSKIQTLKLASRYIDFLYQVLQNDEMDTKLAGCNYLAHERLSYAFSVWRMEGAWSTMSAGH, from the coding sequence ATGAGAGAGGAGGAGCAGTCTAATGATGACCACCCTGAGGACGAGGGGGTTTCCAGCGAGGAGAACACGGGAAGGCCACCTTCTAACGCCTGTCCTGTTGTTGTAGCAACACCGGGGGTCACCAGGCGCAAACGGCAGACGGGCTCACAAACGGAGGATCACGTTACAACAGTTACTCCCACTACAGCAGCACATGACGGCCAGGTGAAGCCAGCGGAGGACATCCAGATTTACACGCTGACTGAAGCCAAAAGACTCAAGAAGAGTCCTCAACATCGGCCGCCTTCCTCAGGCCCATCCCTTTCTCCTGGCCCCGGCGCTAGTCCTGGAGATCTCTCGGCCCTTGAGGATCCACACGGCCAGCGGGTGATCGCCAACATTCGGGAGCGCCAGCGGACACAATCTCTGAACGACGCCTTTGCCTCGTTGCGTAAAATAATCCCAACGCTCCCGTCTGACAAACTGAGCAAGATCCAGACCCTTAAATTGGCATCGCGCTACATTGACTTTCTGTACCAGGTTCTGCAGAATGACGAGATGGACACTAAGCTGGCTGGATGTAACTACCTGGCCCACGAGAGACTGAGCTACGCCTTCTCTGTGTGGAGGATGGAGGGGGCCTGGTCGACCATGTCTGCTGGTCACTAG